GAACCGTTTCTTTTTTTTCGCTGAAAACACGAAAACGAAAAAATGGCGTTTAGTAGAACCTCTCTTTTTTGCGATTAACCTGAACGATGAAAGAGCACTTACATGTCAGAGTCAAAGAAAAAAAACGTTGAAACGCTTGGAAGTCGCGCACGAAAAGCCGTTAGGAAACATTATAAAAAAATCCTGCGGCACGAGCAGCCTGTGCGTGAGGATAAAGATCCAGAAGAACTTCATCAAATGCGCGTTGCGATGCGGCGTTTGCGCTCGGTGGCAAGCGGGTTTTCTCCAATTTTGAGCTTGCCAAAAGCGGCCTCGCAAAAGCAAATCGGAAAATTTTCCCGCACGCTCGGCGCGCTGCGCGATCTCGACATTTTGCTTGAAAGCTTAGAAAAGCGCTATGCACCTGAACTTCTGAAAAGGGAAAAGCCCCATTTTCAGAAAATGGTATTCGAGCTTTATGCCCGGCGCAGCATGATTTTAGCAACGGTTCGCGACATGCTCGCCAGCGAAAGTTATGCGGCTTTTAAATCCGCAATGGACGATTGGCTGAAAGTGCCTGAGATGAACCGAACTTCACAAATGCCGATTCAGAGCGCGTTGCCGGATTTGCTTTTCCCAATGGTCAATCAACTTTTTTTGCATGAAGGCTGGATGCCTGGCGTTAGGCTACATCGCGGCGAGCTTATTCCACCTGACAATTTCTCGTTAAGAAAGCTCAATTTTTTGCTCAAAACAGAAGGCTCACTTTTGCACGACTTGCGAAAACAAATCAAGCGCGTGCGTTATCAATTGGCTTTTTTCACCGACCTTTATGGCGAAACTTACACCGCTTATGTTAACGACACGAAACACATGCAAGACATGCTCGGCCTGATTCAAGACAGTTTGGTGCTCGAAGCCACCTTACAAGAATTTCACGGCGAACTGTATAAAAAAAGAATCCCAACGGTGGTGAAAATGCTCATGGCTGAGCGGCTTGCCGCTTGGCAAGAATGGGAAAAAATCAGAACCATTTACTTGCTTGAGGAAACCCGCGATAACTTCCGCAGGGAACTCTTGAACTTGAAATAAATTCGGGATTTAACACGCACTTGAAAAATGAATAGCGCTCGCCGTCACTTTTGCAGCATTCAAAAAGCTGGCTTGGAGTTTTTTTCCGATTCTTTTTTAACTTGTTCTTCAAGCTTTTTTCAAAAAAAACCGCTTTTCTTCCGAAACTCTAAAACCCAACGGCCATGATCTATCGGCACGCAACGCCAAAAGACATGCTGCAAGTTGCCGCGTTAGACCGCGATGTTTGGCATGTAAATAACCACTCTGATTTTATTCCCGACGGAGAACACGCTTGGCGCATTTGGATTGAAATTGCTTTTGTGTGTGTCGCCGAAGAAAACGACCACATTCTTGGTTGCTCCCTTGTGTTTCCTGGTTTCGACGATTCCCTTTGCCTTCATAAGCTTTTTGTGCACAACTTGCATCAGGGCAAGGGAATTGGAAGAAAATTGATTGAGGAAACGGTTCATTTCTCGGATAAACTTGGAAAACCAATTTGGCTAACCGTCGACCCGCAAAATCAAAAATCCATCGCGCTCTACGAAAAATTTGATTTTAAAATCACCTCGCATGTAGAAGGCTTTTACCGCGCAGACGAACATCGCTTTATCATGCGCAGAACGCCGTTGAAATAATTTTTTCGAATAAAAATGGGCGATACGCTTTCACCTATCGCCCATGCCGTTTCCATTTTCAACCAGAGCGTTGCGCTTGACAAACAACCGTTTAATATTTGCGCTCTTTTGGAATGAAACGCGGATCTTCATTGGCGAGCTTCATGTTCACAGGTTTGAACTTGATTTCAACATTTCCGGCCTCATCCAGCCAGCAAAGTGAATGTTTCAGCCAATTCGCATCATCGCGAGTTGGATAATCTTCGCGTGCATGAGCGCCGCGCGATTCCTTACGATTGTAAGCGCATTCAACCACAGTTTGAGCGTAATCGACCATGAATTCCAATTCGATGGCGTCCAACAAATCGCTGTTGAATTCCTTGCCCTTGTCTTGAATGCAGATTTTTTTTGTGCGCTCGCGAATGTCTTTGATGGCGTTTTGCGCCGCCGAAAGCCGCTCTTCGTTTCTGAAAACCGAGACATTATCCATCATCATGCGCTGCAAATCTTCGCGCACTTTGCCAACCGACTCGCCGCTGGTGCGATCGAGCAGCGCTTTAATTCTGGCTTTCGCATTGTCGGTAGCATTTTCCTGAACCGGCATGATGCCTTTGGTCTTTTTCACAAATTCCAAAATGTCTTTTCCCGCGCGACGACCAAAAATAATCAGGTCGAGCAGCGAGTTTGTCCCCAATCGATTTCCGCCATGCACCGACACACAGGCCGCTTCGCCGGCAGCCCAGAAGCCGATTTTTGGCGTGTTTTTTTCGTCAATCACCACGCGGCCATTCACATCGGTTGGAATGCCGCCCATCGCATAATGGCAAGTTGGCTGAACGGGAATTGGATTTTTGGACGGGTCGACGCCAAGATAAATTTTCGCAAAAGTGGAGATTTCTGGCAACTTGGTTTCGATTTGCTTCAGCGAAAGATGCGTCAAATCGAGCTCGACATAATCTTTATTTGGCCCAATGCCGCGTCCTTCCGCAATTTCCATATAAATGCATCGGCTGATGACATCGCGCGGCGCAAGGTCTTTGACGGTCGGCGCGTAACGCTCCATGAAGCGCTCGCCTTTCGAGTTTTTCAAGATGCCACCTTCGCCGCGAGCGCCTTCGGTCACGAGAATGCCAAGCCGATACAAACCGGTTGGATGAAACTGAACAAACTCCATGTCCTCAAGCGGCATGTTGTGGCGAAGCACAATGCCAAGTCCGTCGCCAGTGTTGGCATGGGCGTTGGAAGTCGTTTTCCACGCGCGACCGTAACCGCCCGTCGCAAACATGACAACTTTTGAATTAAACACGTGAACTTCTCCTGTGCGAATTTCATAAGCCACCACGCCGCAAATCACGCCGTCGGTTTCGCACAAATCGAGCACTTGGAACTCATCATAAAATCGCACGTTGCGACGAACGCTTTGCTCATACAGCGTGTGCAGGCAAACGTGCCCGGTGCG
Above is a window of Chloroherpeton thalassium ATCC 35110 DNA encoding:
- a CDS encoding CHAD domain-containing protein; translated protein: MSESKKKNVETLGSRARKAVRKHYKKILRHEQPVREDKDPEELHQMRVAMRRLRSVASGFSPILSLPKAASQKQIGKFSRTLGALRDLDILLESLEKRYAPELLKREKPHFQKMVFELYARRSMILATVRDMLASESYAAFKSAMDDWLKVPEMNRTSQMPIQSALPDLLFPMVNQLFLHEGWMPGVRLHRGELIPPDNFSLRKLNFLLKTEGSLLHDLRKQIKRVRYQLAFFTDLYGETYTAYVNDTKHMQDMLGLIQDSLVLEATLQEFHGELYKKRIPTVVKMLMAERLAAWQEWEKIRTIYLLEETRDNFRRELLNLK
- a CDS encoding GNAT family N-acetyltransferase, which produces MIYRHATPKDMLQVAALDRDVWHVNNHSDFIPDGEHAWRIWIEIAFVCVAEENDHILGCSLVFPGFDDSLCLHKLFVHNLHQGKGIGRKLIEETVHFSDKLGKPIWLTVDPQNQKSIALYEKFDFKITSHVEGFYRADEHRFIMRRTPLK
- the sdhA gene encoding succinate dehydrogenase flavoprotein subunit: MALFTHDVVIVGAGLAGLRAAVELAGQCDVAVVSKLHPLRSHTGAAQGGICAALGNEEEDSPLWHAYDTVKGSDYLGDQDAIEIMCNDAPRAIIEMEHYGVPFSRTPEGKIAQRPFGGHTRNFGEAPVRRACYAADRTGHVCLHTLYEQSVRRNVRFYDEFQVLDLCETDGVICGVVAYEIRTGEVHVFNSKVVMFATGGYGRAWKTTSNAHANTGDGLGIVLRHNMPLEDMEFVQFHPTGLYRLGILVTEGARGEGGILKNSKGERFMERYAPTVKDLAPRDVISRCIYMEIAEGRGIGPNKDYVELDLTHLSLKQIETKLPEISTFAKIYLGVDPSKNPIPVQPTCHYAMGGIPTDVNGRVVIDEKNTPKIGFWAAGEAACVSVHGGNRLGTNSLLDLIIFGRRAGKDILEFVKKTKGIMPVQENATDNAKARIKALLDRTSGESVGKVREDLQRMMMDNVSVFRNEERLSAAQNAIKDIRERTKKICIQDKGKEFNSDLLDAIELEFMVDYAQTVVECAYNRKESRGAHAREDYPTRDDANWLKHSLCWLDEAGNVEIKFKPVNMKLANEDPRFIPKERKY